In Rattus norvegicus strain BN/NHsdMcwi chromosome 3, GRCr8, whole genome shotgun sequence, a genomic segment contains:
- the Olr765 gene encoding olfactory receptor 4F4 has protein sequence MLGCKYHIRSASSETVFWNESTTEANRSAVKEFIFIGLSDSQELQIFLFVFFLVFYVGIVFGNLLIVMTVSYDSHLHSPMYFLLANLSFVDLCLSSVTAPKMIADFFSKRKVISVHGCFAQIFLLHFFGGCELVTLIAMAFDRYVAICKPLSYTTIMCGNVCVGIVVTAWGIGFLHSVSQLAFAVNLPFCGPNKVDSFYCDLPRVLKLACADTYRLDIMVIANSGVLTVCSFVLLIISYGIILLTIQRRPSDRSSKALSTLTAHITVVLLFFGPCIFIYAWPFPIKSLDKFLAVFYSVVTPLLNPIIYTLRNTEMKTAMKRLRQWNLNFWVKS, from the coding sequence GCAAGTTCAGAGACTGTCTTCTGGAATGAATCAACAACAGAAGCAAATCGCTCTGCagtgaaagaatttatttttattggactcTCTGATTCTCAGGAACTTCAGATTTTTCTGTTTgtattctttttggttttctatgtagGAATTGTATTTGGAAACCTTCTTATTGTCATGACTGTGAGCTATGATTCCCATCTCCACTCTCCTATGTACTTCCTATTGGCCAACCTCTCATTCGTTGATCTGTGTCTGTCCTCTGTCACAGCGCCGAAGATGATTGCTGATTTTTTCAGCAAACGCAAAGTCATCTCTGTTCATGGCTGTTTTGCACAGATTTTTCTCCTTCACTTCTTTGGAGGGTGTGAGCTAGTGACCCTCATAGCCATGGCCTTTGATAGATATGTAGCAATTTGTAAGCCTCTGAGCTATACTACAATTATgtgtggaaatgtgtgtgtgggcattGTGGTTACTGCATGGGGAATTGGCTTCCTACATTCAGTGAGCCAATTGGCCTTTGCAGTGAACTTACCCTTTTGTGGTCCCAATAAGGTCGATAGTTTTTATTGTGACCTGCCTAGGGTACTCAAACTTGCCTGTGCAGACACATATAGGTTAGACATCATGGTTATTGCCAACAGTGGTGTACTTACtgtgtgttcctttgttctgctaATCATCTCCTATGGTATCATTTTATTGACCATCCAGCGCCGCCCTTCTGATAGGTCATCTAAGGCTCTGTCTACACTGACTGCTCATATCACAGTAGTTCTTCTGTTCTTTGGACCTTGCATCTTTATTTATGCCTGGCCCTTTCCCATCAAATCATTAGATAAATTCCTTGCTGTGTTTTATTCTGTGGTCACCCCTCTCTTGAACCCTATTATATACACACTGAGGAACACAGAGATGAAAACTGCCATGAAACGCCTAAGACAATGGAATTTAAATTTTTGGGTGAAGTCTTAG
- the Or4k44 gene encoding olfactory receptor Olr766 encodes MDGENQTVVSEFILWGLAHSKNTQVFLFAIFMMLYLFIVSGNIVILILITTDSHLHSPMYFLLANLSFIDMWLSSNTTPKMITDFLRENKTISFAGCMCQVFFAHCIAAGEMVLLVAMAYDRYVAICKPLHYFTIMNLKRCTGLVLTSWTIGFIHGIIYVAVIVHLPFCGPNKIDSFFCDMPLVIKLACMDYHYLNTLMNADCGLVAVTCFILLLISYTYILITVCQSSKDGASKALSTCTAHITVVLIFFVPCIFIYVWPLNITWLDKFFAVFYSVFTPLLNPAIYTLRNKDMKNAMKKFMGNFLSFKVNS; translated from the coding sequence ATGGACGGAGAAAATCAGACTGTTGTGTCAGAATTTATACTCTGGGGACTTGCCCATTCAAAGAATACTCAGGTCTTCCTCTTTGCAATATTTATGATGCTTTATCTGTTCATCGTATCAGGAAATATTGTCATCTTGATATTAATAACCACTGACTCCCATCTGCATTCTCCCATGTACTTCTTGTTGGCCAACTTGTCTTTTATTGATATGTGGCTCTCCTCAAACACCACACCTAAGATGATCACAGACTTTCTCAGGGAAAACAAGACTATTTCCTTTGCAGGCTGCATGTGTCAGGTCTTCTTTGCCCATTGCATTGCTGCAGGAGAGATGGTGTTGTTGGTGGCAATGGCTtatgatcgctatgtggccatctgcaaacCACTCCATTACTTTACAATCATGAACCTGAAGAGATGCACTGGGTTGGTGTTGACTTCCTGGACAATTGGCTTTATACATGGTATTATATATGTAGCAGTGATTGTGCACCTGCCTTTTTGTGGTCCCAATAAAATAGATAGTTTCTTTTGTGACATGCCACTGGTAATAAAACTAGCATGCATGGATTATCATTATTTAAATACCTTAATGAATGCTGACTGTGGACTTGTAGCCGTAACCTGCTTTATTCTGTTGCTTATTTCCTACACATACATCCTTATCACTGTATGTCAGAGCTCTAAAGATGGTGCATCTAAGGCTCTGTCCACATGCACTGCTCACATCACAGTGGTGCTGATCTTTTTTGTGCCCTGTATCTTCATTTATGTGTGGCCTCTTAATATTACCTGGTTGGACAAATTTTTTGCTGTGTTTTACTCTGTTTTTACACCTCTCCTAAATCCAGCCATTTATACACTGAGAAATAAAGATATGAAAAATGCTATGAAAAAGTTCATGGGCAACTTTCTGAGTTTCAAAGTAAACTCCTAA